In the Desulfuromonas sp. DDH964 genome, GATACAGGGGACAAAGAGGGTCAGGGTGACCGCGGCTACCGTCAGCTGCACCACGCTGAGGACGCCGTTGGCCTGCATGTCGTAGAGCCCGGCGGCGCCGAAATCGCGCCGGAAGAAGCCGAGGACGAAGACCGCTGCGGTGTCGGGTGGCAGCCCCAGGGCGAGCATCGCCGGCCGCAGCAGGGTAATCAGTCCGCCAAGGGCGCCGCTGAGCTTGCCGGCCCAGAGCAGCACCGAGGCGAAGATGAAGAGGGGGAAAATTTCGAGCAGGTACCACTGCATCCGGGTCAGGGTCTTGACCAGGACGTTGCGTGGCTGCGGCAGGCGCAGCGGCGGAATCTCCATGTAGAACATCGGCAGCTCGCCGGGCGTCACCCGGGCGGCGAGAAAGCCGATGACGAGAAAGATGGCGGCAACGCACAAGGTCCAGACCAGGAGGGCGCCGGGGGCGCCGGAGAGGAGCCCGAGAATGACGCCGAGCTGGGCGCTGCAGGGGATCGCCAGGGCAAGCAGGACGGTGGCGATCAACCGCTCGCGGACCGTCTCCAGGGTGCGCGTGACCATGGTCGCCATGGTGTCGCAGCCAAAACCGAGGACGATCGGGATTACCGCCCGGCCGTTGAGGCCGATCTGCTTGAAAATCCGGTCGACCAGCATCGCCAGGCGCGGGAAATAGCCGGTATCCTCGATCACCGAAAAGGCGAGAAAGAAGGTCCCGACAATCGGCAGGATGATGGCGACCGCGTAGCGGATGCCGAGGGTAAAGATGCCGTACTCGCCGGTGATCAGTTCGCGCAGCCAGTACCAGGGAAGGAAGCGATCGGAGAGGGCGATCGCCCAGGGATTAAGCCATTCTTCGAAGAGGTGCCCTTCGAGCAGGTCGACCACCGTCCCGGCGCCGAAGTTGCCGACGAACTGGTAGAGCCCGAAGTAAAGCACCAGCAGCAGCAGCGGAAAGCCGCTCCAGGGATTCATCGTCCAGCCCGACAGCCGTTCGCTGAAGGGGGTGCGGGCGCCGGAATCCTGGCTGACCACGCCGTCGAGAACCCCCTTGCAGACCCGTTTGCGCTCTAAGCTGATGCGCAGATGCAAGTCGACGCGGCGTTCGAAAGCGACCGCCCGCACCGCCGTCTCGACGGCAGCAAACCCTTCCCCTTCCGCCGTCCGGACCAGCTCCAGCACCTCCTCGTCCTTCTGCATCAAGAGCAGCGCGATGGCGCGGCGATCGAGGGGGTAGTCGCTGGCGAGGGTGGTGGCAATCCGCAGGATATCGCGCTCAAGGTCACTGGCATAGGCGAAGGTGGGGCGGCGCGTGCTGTCGAATGCGGCGATGGCGGCGCGGATTTCCTTCAGCCCCCGCTTGCGGGCGGTGGCGGCGCCGATCACCGGAATGCCGAGTTTTTCCTGCAGCAGCGCGGTATCGATCTGCATGCCGATGCGCTCCGCCTCGTCGAGGATATTCACCACCAGCAGCACCGGTAGCCGGCCCTCGATCAGCTGCAGCGTCATCGGCAGCATCCGTTCGAGGTTGCGGGCGTCGATAACGTGAACAATGATGTGGCCGGTTTCGGCAAGGAGAATCTGCCGCGCCACCCGCTCCTCTTCGGTAATCGGCAGCAGGGCGTACATCCCCGGGGTGTCGAGCACCTCGTAGCGGGTGCCGTCGATTTCGCAGTGGCCACGGGAGACCTCCACCGAGGTCCCGGGGTAGTTGGAGACGGTGGTGTAGGCCCCGGTCAGGGCATTGAAGAGCACACTCTTCCCTACGTTGGGGTTGCCGACCAGGACGATTTTGGGGTGATTCGAATCAGCGGGAGGGGTCTGCATCAATAACAGCTTTCACACCTAAGATGGATATTCATTTTCACTACGGGGTGAAACCGGGATCACCCTTGCGCACACTTGCCGCAACGCCCGTAAAGTTCGAGGCGATGGTTTTCGATGACGAAGCCGTGCTGTGCGGCCACCTTGGCCTGCAGCTCCTCGATACGGGGATCCTCGAATTCGATGATCGCGCCGCAACCGAGGCAGATCAGATGATCGTGGTGTTCTTCGCCACTGCGTGACTCGTAGCGGGTCTGGCCGTCACCGAAATTGCGCTCTTCGGCAATCCCGCATTCGGAAAAGAGCTTGAGGGCGCGATGAACCGTCGCGTAACCGATCCCCGGGTGTTTTTTTCGCAACCGCAGGTAGAGCTCTTCCGTCGAAGGGTGCGAAGCGCAGCGCAGGAACTCGTCGAGGATAACCTCCCGCTGCCGGGTCGACTTCAATCCCTTGGCGGCAAGATAGTCGCGAAACAGGGCTTTGCCGGGCATGGCTCTCTCCAAAATTGAAAATCGTTTTCAACCATAAAGAAGCGCGCTGCCGCTGTCAAGCCGAAAACGCGCTGCGCCTTCAGCCGGCCAGGGGCAACCAGCGATAGAGGTAGCCGGAGAGCTTGCCGAAATAACCGAAGAAGAGCATCACCCCCACCACCATCAGCAAAACCCCGGTCAGAATCTCCATGATGCGGATATGTTTCCGGAAGCGGTTGAAAAATCCGAGGAAGCCATGGAAGA is a window encoding:
- the feoB gene encoding ferrous iron transport protein B; this translates as MQTPPADSNHPKIVLVGNPNVGKSVLFNALTGAYTTVSNYPGTSVEVSRGHCEIDGTRYEVLDTPGMYALLPITEEERVARQILLAETGHIIVHVIDARNLERMLPMTLQLIEGRLPVLLVVNILDEAERIGMQIDTALLQEKLGIPVIGAATARKRGLKEIRAAIAAFDSTRRPTFAYASDLERDILRIATTLASDYPLDRRAIALLLMQKDEEVLELVRTAEGEGFAAVETAVRAVAFERRVDLHLRISLERKRVCKGVLDGVVSQDSGARTPFSERLSGWTMNPWSGFPLLLLVLYFGLYQFVGNFGAGTVVDLLEGHLFEEWLNPWAIALSDRFLPWYWLRELITGEYGIFTLGIRYAVAIILPIVGTFFLAFSVIEDTGYFPRLAMLVDRIFKQIGLNGRAVIPIVLGFGCDTMATMVTRTLETVRERLIATVLLALAIPCSAQLGVILGLLSGAPGALLVWTLCVAAIFLVIGFLAARVTPGELPMFYMEIPPLRLPQPRNVLVKTLTRMQWYLLEIFPLFIFASVLLWAGKLSGALGGLITLLRPAMLALGLPPDTAAVFVLGFFRRDFGAAGLYDMQANGVLSVVQLTVAAVTLTLFVPCIAQFLMMKKERGWPTATGIFVFVTAVAFGCGWLLNQALLFTGVLS
- a CDS encoding Fur family transcriptional regulator, which encodes MPGKALFRDYLAAKGLKSTRQREVILDEFLRCASHPSTEELYLRLRKKHPGIGYATVHRALKLFSECGIAEERNFGDGQTRYESRSGEEHHDHLICLGCGAIIEFEDPRIEELQAKVAAQHGFVIENHRLELYGRCGKCAQG